In a genomic window of Flavobacterium crassostreae:
- the fmt gene encoding methionyl-tRNA formyltransferase, translating to MEKLRIVFMGTPEFAVGILESILKNNYQVVGVITAADKPAGRGQKIKHSAVKEYALANNLNLLQPTNLKDPSFLEELKALQANLQIVVAFRMLPKAVWDLPQFGTFNLHASLLPNYRGAAPINWAIINGETQTGVTTFFIDDKIDTGAIILRDQTAIDPNENAGQLHDRLLALGCDTVKNTLALIATNTVQTTVQQDTAEIQTAYKLNKENCKIDWGKSATEIHNLIRGLSPYPASWCYFLDKEEKWSVKIYESKIIEEKHHLAIGSVVCNKKEIKIAVSDGYIQINSLQFPGKKRMTTPEFLNGMVFSKNLMVI from the coding sequence ATGGAAAAATTACGAATTGTATTTATGGGAACCCCCGAATTTGCGGTAGGTATCCTAGAGAGTATACTCAAAAACAACTATCAAGTAGTAGGCGTAATTACTGCAGCAGATAAGCCTGCTGGTCGGGGTCAAAAAATAAAACACTCTGCCGTCAAAGAGTATGCGCTTGCCAATAACCTAAATTTATTGCAGCCCACCAACCTAAAAGACCCTTCTTTCTTAGAAGAATTAAAAGCCCTGCAAGCCAATTTGCAAATAGTAGTAGCCTTTAGAATGCTGCCAAAAGCAGTATGGGATTTGCCCCAATTTGGCACCTTTAATCTACACGCTTCTTTACTTCCTAACTACCGGGGCGCTGCTCCTATTAACTGGGCTATAATAAATGGCGAAACACAAACTGGAGTTACCACTTTTTTTATAGACGATAAAATTGACACCGGTGCCATTATTCTGCGAGATCAAACCGCTATTGATCCCAACGAAAACGCAGGCCAACTCCACGACCGTCTTCTTGCATTGGGTTGTGATACCGTAAAGAATACTCTAGCGCTAATTGCTACCAATACGGTGCAAACAACGGTGCAACAAGATACCGCCGAAATCCAAACGGCCTATAAGTTAAACAAAGAAAATTGCAAGATTGACTGGGGCAAATCCGCCACAGAAATCCATAACTTGATCCGAGGATTAAGTCCCTACCCTGCCTCGTGGTGTTACTTTTTGGATAAAGAAGAAAAATGGAGTGTCAAAATCTATGAATCCAAAATTATAGAAGAAAAGCACCACCTTGCCATAGGAAGTGTTGTTTGTAACAAAAAAGAAATCAAAATAGCCGTTTCGGATGGTTATATCCAAATAAATAGCTTGCAATTTCCGGGAAAGAAAAGAATGACAACTCCCGAGTTTTTAAATGGGATGGTTTTTTCGAAAAATTTAATGGTAATATAA